Part of the Cenarchaeum symbiont of Oopsacas minuta genome is shown below.
CACGACATTTTGATTGTACAAGTTTCTCCAACATTCTTCCGCCAAGACCATCTACACTCTCCAATCTTTCAGTGATAAATTTCTCAGTAGATACACGAGAGAAACATGCAATCACTATGCTTGAATCTGTCTGAATCTTTTCAACACAACCTATTCCAGGAGATCCAGCACGATATCTCATCTCAAAACCACCATGATATGCACCTAGTACATCACCTAGTCCAGTTTTACATTCTATATCGACTTTGTGTGCAATGCCTGCTTCTTCTTCTTTTGTAAGTGGTGAACCAAGTGCCGCGTTTAGTGCTATCGAGAGAGAGAATGCAGCTGCTGCACTACAGCCAAAACCATATCCTACTGGTACTGTTATCTTGTGATCTATATTTACAAAACCCATATCGTATCTTTTACGATACTCATCTAGTATACTCTTTGAAACTTGCGTATCTGGAGACGAATATCCTGAGACATTGATAGATTGACCCAAATTTGCTCCCATGTCTACCTCTACACTCGTACTCACACCATGCTGTATCGAAAATCCAGCACCAAGGGAACCTGTCTCTTCTATGCGATCGTTCTTCTTGGCCATAAAGAATCCAGTAAGGTGTGCAGGGCAGAATGCCTTTACTATCATAATTCAAGTTTAAATTTTGAGAAAAATATAAGAATATGTATTAAATAATATAAATTGGTATAAATTGACTAAATATGTCAGACGTCTACAGCGTATCGGAAGTACCACAATGGTCTCACTTCCAAAGGACTGGGTCGACAAAAACCATCTAGTAAAGAACACAGAGGTTGATGTGGATGTGGGGGTAAATTCAGTATCAATCACGACTAGAACAAGAACTTGGCCTTCTAGCGAGATAGAGATAACATATCCTCCAATAAAAGATGAAAATATTGCAGCCTCGCTAACTGGTGCATATCTACTCGGATATGATGTTA
Proteins encoded:
- a CDS encoding GHMP kinase, with protein sequence MIVKAFCPAHLTGFFMAKKNDRIEETGSLGAGFSIQHGVSTSVEVDMGANLGQSINVSGYSSPDTQVSKSILDEYRKRYDMGFVNIDHKITVPVGYGFGCSAAAAFSLSIALNAALGSPLTKEEEAGIAHKVDIECKTGLGDVLGAYHGGFEMRYRAGSPGIGCVEKIQTDSSIVIACFSRVSTEKFITERLESVDGLGGRMLEKLVQSKCRVLDFQDMSLEFAEHIGVMTPKIRYAVDALHKVGIKCGVALFGETVFAMVDPTIKELAARTLERLDGCQVIRSQIDNDGARLQTITPVISNG